One region of Eupeodes corollae chromosome 1, idEupCoro1.1, whole genome shotgun sequence genomic DNA includes:
- the LOC129949286 gene encoding uncharacterized protein LOC129949286, which produces MEEDLLAAAGYMTCVAAALSLYAAAKEKQETSNSKKREWVKTWRLKRIENSSFKFLYDELRLNDKDSYRRYLRMDEECFNEILKLVEPLILKETTQMRDPIDPRESLAMLLRFLATGESYRSLDFQTWLSHSFISKFIPRCCSAIYSSLKGRYLKFPRSFMEWEDVAEGYSRRWSFPLEFSMDGKHIGFRASKTDGALYYNYKG; this is translated from the exons ATGGAGGAAGATTTGTTGGCAGCAGCAGGATATATGACGTGTGTTGCAGCTGCTTTGTCATTATATGCGGCTGCAAAAGAAAAGCAAGAAAcatcaaattctaaaaaaagggAATGGGTTAAGACATGGAGACTGAAAAGGATTGAAAATAGCTCATTTAAGTTCTTGTATGATGAACTTCGTCTGAATGACAAAGATAGTTATCGTCGTTATTTAAGAATGGACGAAGAatgtttcaatgaaattttaaaacttgtggAACCCTTGATTCTCAAAGAGACGACTCAAATGAGAGATCCGATTGATCCTCGAGAAAGTTTGGCCATGTTACTACGTTTTCTTGCTACTGGGGAATCTTACAGGAGCTTGGACTTTCAAACCTGGCTATCGCACTCATTCATTAGCAAATTTATACCAAGATGTTGCTCTGCCATTTATTCATCTTTAAAAGGaagatatttaaaa TTTCCGAGGAGCTTTATGGAGTGGGAGGATGTGGCTGAAGGTTATTCACGTCGATGGAGTTTTCCATTGGAGTTTTCCATGGACGGCAAGCACATTGGTTTTAGAGCTTCCAAGACGGATGGTGCTCTATATTATAACtataaaggttaa
- the LOC129939641 gene encoding inositol-3-phosphate synthase, with the protein MSASKLEVQSPNVKIDEKYIEVDYEYQTSSVKRDGGTIQVKPETLSLKIRTEKNVPKLGLMLVGWGGNNGSTLSAALEANRRELEWRKKTGIQKANWYGSITQASTVYLGNDENGKDVYIPMKDLVPMVNPNDIVVDGWDISSLNIGEAMRRAQVLDVGLQDQLYKDLSKMQPHPSIYDPDFIAANQSSRADNTIQGTRYAQFQQIRKDIQDFKATSGVEKIIVLWTANTERFCEIQEGLNTTMEELQASLKANKSEISPSTIFAMASITEGCTYINGSPQNTFVPGLIEMAEHHGVYIAGDDFKSGQTKLKSVLVDFLVGAGIKPTSIVSYNHLGNNDGKNLSAPKQFRSKEISKSNVVDDMVESNSILYQPNEHPDHVVVIKYVPYVGDSKRAMDEYTSEIMMGGHNTLVIHNTCEDSLLASPLILDLVILGELCSRIHLKSNTESSAPWVAFKPVLSILSYLCKAPLVPRGTPVVNSLFSQRSAIENILRACVGLPPISHMALEQRFDFATIPTNGPPLKKLKTAADVKKLENGHQNGHHAKEDANNHSEEVTANGYH; encoded by the exons GTTAAACCAGAAACACTATCCCTAAAAAttcgaactgaaaaaaatgtgccaAAATTGGGTCTGATGTTGGTTGGTTGGGGTGGCAATAATGGTTCAACCTTGAGTGCTGCCCTCGAAGCCAATCGTCGCGAATTGGAATGGAGGAAGAAAACTGGAATACAAAAAGCCAATTGGTATGGATCCATAACCCAAGCATCGACAGTTTATTTGGGAAATGATGAAAATGGCAAGGATGTCTATATACCGATGAAGGATCTTGTTCCAATGGTTAATCCAAATGATATTg ttGTCGATGGTTGGGATATAAGTTCATTGAATATTGGAGAAGCAATGCGCCGGGCTCAAGTTCTAGATGTCGGACTACAAGATCAATTGTACAAGGACCTTTCTAAAATGCAACCTCACCCATCGATCTATGATCCTGATTTTATAGCTGCCAATCAGTCATCACGAGCTGATAATACCATACAAGGGACCAGATATGCCCAGTTCCAACAGATTCGCAAGGATATTCAAGATTTCAAGGCAACTTCAGGAGTTGAAAAGATAATTGTTCTATGGACTGCTAACACGGAGCGTTTTTGTGAAATTCAAGAGGGATTAAACACAACCATGGAAGAGCTGCAAGCATCTTTGAAAGCTAATAAGTCAGAAATATCTCCATCGACCATTTTTGCTATGGCTAGTATTACTGAAGGG TGTACTTACATCAATGGATCACCACAAAACACATTTGTCCCTGGACTTATTGAGATGGCTGAACATCATGGAGTTTACATTGCTGGAGATGACTTTAAATCTGGGCAGACAAAACTCAAGTCAGTTTTGGTAGATTTCTTGGTCGGTGCTGGTATCAAACCCACCTCAATAGTCAGCTATAATCATTTGGGCAACAACGATGGAAAGAATCTATCTGCTCCTAAACAGTTCCGTTCCaaagaa ATTTCCAAGAGTAACGTTGTTGATGATATGGTCGAATCCAACAGCATTCTTTACCAGCCAAATGAGCATCCTGACCATGTTGTTGTCATTAAGTACGTTCCCTATGTGGGAGACAGCAAAAGGGCCATGGACGAGTATACGAGTGAAATTATGATGGGCGGACACAACACCTTGGTTATTCACAACACCTGCGAAGATTCCCTTCTGGCATCGCCATTGATCCTAGATCTAGTCATTTTGGGAGAGCTCTGCTCAAGAATCCATCTGAAGAGCAACACAGAATCCAGTGCTCCGTGGGTCGCTTTCAAGCCGGTACTTTCAATACTTAGCTACTTGTGTAAGGCTCCACTTGTTCCCAGGGGAACTCCAGTTGTAAATTCCCTCTTCAGCCAAAGATCagcaattgaaaatattttgagagcTTGTGTTGGACTTCCCCCAATTTCACACATGGCTTTAGAGCAAAGG TTTGATTTTGCAACCATTCCCACCAATGGACCACCACTTAAGAAACTCAAGACCGCAGCAGATGTCAAGAAACTTGAGAATGGCCATCAAAATGGTCATCATGCCAAAGAGGATGCCAACAACCACAGTGAGGAAGTTACAGCAAATGGCTACCATTAA